One genomic window of Trichlorobacter lovleyi includes the following:
- a CDS encoding response regulator transcription factor, whose product MKRLLLVDDHAMVRKGLVSILSVLQEDGMLLSCDEAGSGEDALGLLKQYRYDLVVLDIAMPELGGLELLSIIHENWPTLPVLMLSMFPEEQFALRSLKLGASGYLTKKEAADELLLAVGQLLKGKRYLSQSLSTSLINQALASGDNSRPSHATLSNREFQILRSLATGKSLKAIALDLELSIKTVSTYKARLFAKLGFHNDVDLIAYANNHQLT is encoded by the coding sequence GTGAAGCGGCTGTTACTCGTTGACGATCATGCCATGGTGCGCAAAGGACTGGTGAGTATTCTTTCCGTACTCCAGGAAGATGGCATGCTGCTGAGCTGCGATGAGGCCGGATCCGGAGAGGACGCCTTGGGGCTGCTCAAACAGTATAGGTACGACCTCGTTGTCCTTGATATAGCAATGCCGGAGCTTGGAGGGCTGGAGTTGCTGTCAATTATTCATGAGAACTGGCCAACACTACCGGTGCTTATGCTCTCCATGTTTCCTGAAGAACAATTTGCCCTGCGTTCCTTAAAGCTGGGAGCTTCGGGGTATCTGACCAAAAAGGAGGCTGCTGATGAGTTGTTACTGGCGGTGGGTCAGCTTTTAAAAGGTAAGCGCTACCTGAGTCAGAGTCTTTCCACTAGTCTCATCAACCAGGCCCTTGCCAGCGGTGATAACAGCCGCCCCTCCCATGCGACACTCTCTAACCGCGAATTTCAGATCCTGCGTAGCCTGGCAACAGGCAAAAGCCTTAAGGCAATTGCGCTTGACCTGGAACTGAGTATCAAGACAGTCAGTACCTATAAAGCCCGTCTTTTCGCAAAACTGGGTTTTCATAACGATGTTGACTTGATCGCATACGCCAACAATCATCAGCTTACTTGA
- a CDS encoding hybrid sensor histidine kinase/response regulator, with the protein MSQKPDRLFDVVQWQQVFESADFCLALSDVATERFVSVNSAFATQLGYQPEELADASIFTIYAPEVHDQVRELLVDLDRKGHIVYESIHIRKDGSRFPVRVEATIFRDSHGCTAFRVSTSTDISIQRMQAERFIRYMRCQNAQLKLYAAGYSCCNELLDSALEEAVALTESCVGYIFIYEEDSRLLTLYAWSHAVASSFTAQVERGVWELDGIGLWGEAIRQRKPIITNDYVADNPLKKNFPECSLLLERYVSLPIMRSNRIVALVGVGNKEQPYTEDDVRQLQLFMGGCWNVLERLKARDELMAVKELAESSARVKGELLANISHELRTPLNGILGGTQLMALTDLTPEQQTYLEMIEVSSAHELSLITSLLDLVSLESEGIQVAEQLFSLVVAVEDVIKHYRSVASEKGLRLLLDIAPLTPEQVIGDSVRIRQILHSLVGNAIKFTDQGDVIVNLSVVVEENGAALVRLTVSDTGVGIAAEQQKLIFDILTQSDMSNTRQHGGLGLGLAICNRLVAALGGRIWVESTLSLGSTFKVELPIIVVTNERQWTQDFSVLLVENDHLSALTATGLLRKMGLAVTVAVDAYEGLSIWQRQSFDLVLMDIQMPKLSGFEAVQKIRQVENEQGRKRTPVVAQAVYARRNFHESFLGAGFDGLISKPLMRADLEETIKLFCR; encoded by the coding sequence ATGTCCCAGAAACCTGACCGGTTATTTGATGTCGTACAGTGGCAGCAGGTCTTTGAAAGTGCAGATTTTTGCCTTGCCCTTTCTGATGTGGCTACAGAGCGGTTTGTTTCGGTAAATTCCGCTTTTGCCACCCAACTGGGATATCAACCTGAAGAGCTGGCAGATGCTTCAATTTTCACGATATACGCGCCTGAAGTCCATGATCAAGTCCGTGAGCTGCTTGTTGACCTTGATAGGAAAGGCCATATTGTTTACGAGTCAATTCATATCCGTAAGGATGGTAGTCGCTTTCCTGTACGAGTTGAGGCGACAATCTTCAGAGACAGCCACGGTTGTACTGCTTTTCGAGTTTCAACAAGTACTGATATATCTATTCAGCGTATGCAGGCGGAGCGTTTTATTAGATATATGCGTTGCCAAAATGCTCAACTGAAACTGTATGCTGCTGGCTATAGCTGCTGTAACGAGCTGCTTGATTCTGCGCTCGAAGAAGCTGTTGCACTGACAGAAAGTTGTGTCGGCTACATATTTATCTATGAAGAGGATTCCCGTCTCCTGACTTTGTATGCCTGGTCGCATGCTGTGGCATCATCCTTCACAGCGCAGGTGGAGCGAGGGGTCTGGGAGCTGGATGGGATCGGGCTGTGGGGCGAGGCAATCCGGCAGCGTAAGCCGATTATCACCAATGACTATGTTGCTGACAATCCGTTAAAAAAGAACTTCCCGGAGTGTTCTCTGCTGCTTGAGCGATATGTTAGTTTGCCGATCATGCGCAGCAACAGAATTGTCGCCCTGGTCGGAGTTGGCAACAAGGAACAACCCTATACTGAAGATGACGTCCGGCAGTTGCAGCTGTTCATGGGCGGTTGCTGGAATGTACTGGAACGGCTAAAGGCCAGAGATGAGTTAATGGCGGTTAAAGAGCTTGCCGAGTCGTCAGCCAGAGTCAAAGGCGAGTTGCTTGCCAACATCAGCCATGAGTTACGTACGCCGTTAAACGGTATTTTGGGTGGTACACAGCTGATGGCACTTACCGATCTGACACCAGAACAGCAGACATATCTTGAGATGATTGAGGTCTCTTCTGCCCATGAATTGAGTTTGATTACATCGTTACTTGATCTGGTTAGTTTGGAGTCAGAAGGGATACAGGTGGCAGAACAACTGTTTTCCCTAGTAGTTGCAGTAGAGGACGTAATCAAGCATTACCGGTCGGTAGCCTCTGAAAAGGGGTTGCGATTGTTACTTGATATCGCCCCGTTGACACCCGAGCAAGTGATTGGTGATAGCGTACGTATCAGGCAGATACTGCATAGCCTTGTCGGCAACGCAATCAAGTTTACTGATCAAGGCGACGTTATTGTTAATCTCTCCGTTGTGGTAGAAGAAAACGGCGCGGCGTTAGTCCGGTTGACTGTTAGTGACACAGGCGTTGGCATTGCTGCAGAGCAGCAAAAACTGATCTTTGATATTTTAACTCAGTCAGATATGTCAAATACCCGCCAGCATGGAGGGCTTGGTTTAGGGCTTGCTATTTGCAATCGATTGGTAGCGGCATTAGGTGGGAGGATCTGGGTTGAAAGCACACTATCTTTGGGTAGCACGTTTAAGGTGGAGTTGCCGATTATTGTCGTTACTAACGAACGGCAGTGGACGCAGGATTTTTCGGTGCTGTTAGTTGAGAATGATCATTTGAGCGCCCTGACCGCAACCGGGCTGTTACGCAAGATGGGGCTTGCAGTGACAGTGGCTGTAGATGCATACGAAGGGCTTTCAATCTGGCAACGGCAGAGTTTTGATCTGGTCTTGATGGATATCCAGATGCCGAAGTTGAGCGGTTTTGAAGCTGTTCAAAAGATTCGGCAGGTTGAAAATGAACAGGGCAGAAAACGGACACCAGTCGTTGCCCAGGCCGTCTATGCCCGTCGTAACTTTCATGAATCATTTCTAGGGGCGGGCTTTGATGGTTTGATTTCCAAGCCACTGATGCGTGCCGACTTGGAAGAAACGATAAAGCTTTTCTGTAGGTGA
- a CDS encoding response regulator, producing the protein MLETHILIVDDEQHVLQSLSRALHAEPYILHLASGAEQGLDLLKQQPCKVVLSDQQMPGRQGLEFIREVKEIQPKAVCILLTGKGSLELYEEAFFETDVFNLLLKPWDTRQLKAAVRSAVLQFGQQSEQKATDWRHLRFLK; encoded by the coding sequence GTGTTAGAAACGCACATTCTGATAGTTGATGATGAACAACATGTGCTGCAGTCTTTGAGCCGGGCACTGCATGCTGAACCATACATTCTGCATTTGGCATCTGGAGCTGAGCAAGGGCTTGACCTGCTGAAACAACAGCCGTGTAAAGTGGTGCTATCCGATCAGCAGATGCCCGGTAGGCAGGGACTTGAATTTATTAGAGAGGTAAAAGAAATACAGCCAAAAGCAGTCTGTATTTTGCTGACCGGAAAAGGCAGTCTTGAACTGTATGAGGAGGCTTTCTTCGAGACTGACGTCTTTAATCTGCTCCTGAAACCATGGGACACTAGACAGTTAAAAGCTGCTGTACGTAGCGCAGTACTGCAGTTTGGTCAGCAGTCAGAACAGAAAGCGACAGACTGGCGGCATTTGCGGTTTCTTAAATGA
- a CDS encoding sensor histidine kinase, with amino-acid sequence MNSSEKCGATSAGEPPCWEQLQELRDLFQEEVLRGLEKDRILLQQDKMACIGQLAAGVAHEINNPMGFIMSNLGSLKEYVENLTQYIQVLEVMLDRFCPPEQKGHVGVLRERLDIAFICDDVGSLVRESQDGANRVKQIVLDLKDFARIDENMVRESDLNQCIRRTTNIVKNELKYVAQLDLQLGDLPPVYCNSQQINQVVTNLLVNAAQSITGTGTITVKTWHEQSEVLIQIADTGSGISPEIVKRIFEPFFTTKPVGKGTGLGLTITYDIIRKHNGSITVESELGRGTTFTVRLPINQGEEDV; translated from the coding sequence GTGAACAGTTCTGAAAAATGTGGCGCAACATCTGCAGGGGAACCGCCCTGCTGGGAACAGTTGCAGGAACTGCGAGATCTCTTTCAGGAAGAAGTGCTACGCGGCCTTGAAAAGGATCGTATTCTACTCCAGCAGGATAAAATGGCCTGTATCGGCCAGCTTGCAGCTGGCGTAGCCCATGAGATAAACAACCCGATGGGGTTCATTATGAGCAACCTGGGTAGTCTTAAAGAGTACGTTGAGAATTTGACCCAGTATATTCAGGTGCTTGAAGTGATGCTTGATCGTTTTTGTCCCCCTGAGCAGAAGGGGCATGTAGGGGTTTTGCGTGAGCGGCTCGACATTGCCTTTATCTGTGATGATGTAGGCTCTCTAGTACGGGAGTCACAGGACGGGGCCAACCGAGTCAAGCAGATTGTGCTTGATTTGAAAGACTTTGCCCGGATTGATGAAAACATGGTGAGAGAGTCTGATCTTAACCAGTGCATTCGCCGTACCACCAATATCGTAAAAAATGAACTCAAGTACGTTGCACAACTTGATCTGCAGTTGGGAGATCTGCCACCAGTGTACTGTAACAGTCAGCAGATTAATCAGGTTGTCACCAACCTGCTGGTAAATGCAGCTCAGTCAATCACAGGAACAGGCACCATTACAGTAAAAACATGGCACGAACAAAGCGAGGTGCTGATTCAGATCGCAGATACCGGATCCGGCATTTCCCCTGAAATTGTTAAACGTATCTTTGAACCGTTCTTTACTACCAAGCCGGTCGGCAAGGGAACCGGTCTGGGGCTCACCATTACCTATGACATTATCAGGAAACATAACGGATCAATTACCGTTGAAAGTGAGCTAGGAAGGGGAACAACCTTTACGGTGCGTCTACCGATTAATCAGGGAGAGGAGGATGTATGA
- a CDS encoding response regulator transcription factor, with translation MVKILLIDDDRRFNSQLKSHVAEYYPCLSMVACADPLEALLLLRIEKYDLLLIDYEVPPFDGQKLLQYAIQAGVERNRIVLLSGHDAAFLHKVCPSGRCLAVLNKFEAAQREVLDMILSSLNDKAEKAMSHDSIVPQI, from the coding sequence ATGGTGAAGATACTGCTGATTGATGATGACAGGCGTTTCAATAGCCAACTGAAGTCACATGTGGCTGAGTACTACCCCTGCCTCAGTATGGTTGCCTGTGCAGATCCTCTGGAAGCCCTGTTACTGCTCAGAATAGAAAAGTATGACCTGCTTTTGATTGATTATGAAGTGCCTCCTTTTGATGGGCAAAAGTTGTTGCAGTATGCCATTCAGGCCGGTGTTGAACGCAACAGAATTGTGCTGCTTTCAGGTCATGATGCAGCATTTCTGCATAAGGTCTGTCCTTCCGGTCGTTGTCTGGCTGTATTGAATAAATTTGAAGCGGCCCAACGTGAAGTGCTGGATATGATTTTGTCATCTCTTAATGACAAAGCAGAAAAGGCCATGTCTCACGACAGTATTGTACCGCAGATATAG
- a CDS encoding response regulator transcription factor: MELETNSKKTMKTILIIDDHTMFRQALRSMLMERMPAGTITCDDAGSAAAARDKLAHQDFDLIVLDIGMLHTNGMELLPELKSCYPALPVLMLSMYPEEQFALQTLKLGASGYLTKQEAADELLTAIEKCLAGERYLSSSFSSLLISQVLQHCKAEELPHTRLSRREMEIFRLLARGYMLKRIANDLGLSIKTVSTYKVRLSAKMGFKDNAALIRYAVAYQLN, encoded by the coding sequence ATGGAATTAGAAACTAACAGCAAGAAAACAATGAAAACGATACTGATTATAGATGATCACACCATGTTCCGTCAGGCGTTACGTTCGATGTTGATGGAGCGGATGCCTGCCGGCACGATCACCTGTGATGATGCTGGCAGTGCTGCTGCAGCCCGGGACAAGCTTGCTCATCAGGACTTTGATCTCATTGTTCTCGATATCGGCATGCTTCACACCAATGGTATGGAGTTACTGCCTGAGCTGAAATCCTGCTACCCGGCGCTGCCCGTGCTTATGTTGAGCATGTATCCTGAAGAACAGTTTGCCTTGCAGACTTTGAAACTTGGCGCAAGCGGTTACTTGACCAAACAGGAGGCTGCTGATGAATTGTTGACGGCCATTGAAAAGTGCCTGGCAGGAGAACGGTATCTGAGTAGCTCTTTTTCATCTTTGCTGATCAGCCAGGTCTTACAGCACTGTAAAGCTGAGGAGCTACCCCATACACGGCTATCTCGAAGAGAAATGGAAATATTCAGGCTGCTTGCCAGGGGATATATGTTGAAACGGATTGCCAACGACCTCGGCTTGAGCATCAAAACAGTCAGTACTTACAAGGTCCGGCTCAGCGCCAAGATGGGCTTCAAGGATAACGCGGCTCTGATCCGTTATGCTGTGGCTTATCAACTGAACTGA
- a CDS encoding response regulator: MKADTRILLVDDEQSVLNALHRFFRRSGYQVISCTSGRDGLTLLESSEPFQLVISDYRMPEMNGVEFLKAVRIRWPDTVRMVLSGFADTSAIISATNEGNIYKFIPKPWDEEFLLQSVQEAIEIHAANRRSKEQLQALSESIDCLDLLHTKNLNNQTITISAYHTLLDQMPVGLIGIDRNSEVVSMNERARLILGLSVAPLGESATSVLNGIYDAVLRHYIPKQENCIITVNEKQIRVLTKFLQEGKSDGVMLILVLLEEGG; encoded by the coding sequence ATGAAAGCTGATACCCGGATCCTGCTGGTTGATGACGAACAGTCTGTTCTGAATGCCCTGCATCGATTTTTCAGGCGTTCCGGCTACCAGGTGATCAGCTGTACATCCGGTCGTGATGGATTGACTTTACTTGAATCATCAGAACCGTTTCAATTGGTCATTTCTGACTACCGCATGCCGGAAATGAACGGTGTTGAATTTTTGAAGGCGGTGCGAATCCGTTGGCCAGACACGGTGCGCATGGTCCTGTCAGGCTTTGCCGACACCAGTGCCATTATTTCTGCCACCAATGAGGGGAATATCTACAAGTTCATTCCAAAACCCTGGGATGAGGAGTTTCTTTTGCAATCAGTACAGGAGGCCATCGAGATTCACGCCGCAAACAGGCGTTCAAAGGAACAACTACAGGCTCTGAGCGAGTCAATAGACTGCCTTGATCTGCTGCACACAAAAAATCTGAATAATCAGACTATTACTATCTCTGCGTATCATACACTGCTGGATCAGATGCCGGTGGGGCTGATCGGTATTGACCGGAACTCTGAAGTTGTCAGCATGAATGAACGTGCCAGGCTGATACTGGGATTATCCGTTGCTCCGCTGGGTGAATCGGCTACCTCTGTATTGAACGGCATTTACGATGCAGTACTGCGTCACTATATCCCGAAGCAGGAGAACTGCATTATTACGGTTAATGAAAAGCAGATCAGGGTGCTGACCAAATTCCTGCAGGAAGGGAAGTCGGATGGCGTAATGCTGATACTGGTTCTGCTGGAAGAGGGGGGCTGA
- a CDS encoding response regulator: protein MSDTILLVDDEPSVLSAITRALRGEPYEVVSELSGELALERMAAQPFKVVLSDERMARMQGSEFLAIARSRYPGTVRILLTGHATLDAAIRAVNDGGIYKFLTKPWQDNDLKQAIRDALLKHDTEQEAWRLFGLLQQQHDMDDLEKLHPGISRLERDQEGNLMLPELSDDALNDLRRQCEKAFLDLDPASDSASDPADMVRGMFLHGIRN, encoded by the coding sequence ATGTCTGACACAATTTTACTGGTAGATGATGAACCTTCGGTGCTTTCTGCCATAACCAGGGCGCTGCGGGGCGAACCATATGAGGTGGTGAGTGAGTTGAGTGGTGAGCTGGCATTGGAGCGGATGGCGGCACAGCCATTTAAAGTGGTGCTCTCTGATGAACGGATGGCCAGGATGCAAGGCTCAGAGTTTCTTGCCATTGCACGAAGCAGGTACCCGGGTACGGTGCGGATTCTGTTGACTGGTCATGCCACGCTGGACGCGGCCATACGGGCTGTTAATGACGGCGGAATTTACAAGTTTCTGACCAAGCCTTGGCAGGATAATGATCTGAAACAGGCTATTCGTGATGCCCTGCTGAAACATGATACCGAGCAGGAGGCCTGGCGTCTTTTCGGGCTACTCCAGCAGCAGCATGACATGGATGACCTGGAGAAGCTGCATCCAGGGATCAGCCGACTGGAGCGGGATCAGGAGGGTAACCTGATGCTGCCGGAACTTTCCGATGATGCGCTTAATGATCTGCGCAGGCAGTGCGAGAAGGCCTTTCTGGATCTTGATCCTGCCTCAGATTCTGCCTCAGATCCTGCTGATATGGTGCGTGGTATGTTCCTGCATGGAATTAGAAACTAA
- a CDS encoding phosphate/phosphite/phosphonate ABC transporter substrate-binding protein, whose translation MKSIVIFVTVCAMLLLQFVQATAADILVIGVAPHTSARIILEMYQPLRLHLEKSLGMPVDIVTATDFNAFARRGLAQEFDVAITTGQQARLLQVDAGYQPLVTYKADFKAVALVPSTAHYRSAADLKGKTALGLSPTSQVTVWGQHWLADNSLQGMPIKYVSASDSVAHLLVAGEAAVGFTSLANYQKLPLDLRGKLHLFAQSKSMPGRVYMLNKRRAALKKKIEVALRGFAASAEGKQYFNSNKLEGYRLLKRDELKSMDHFAEEVRKVLASEK comes from the coding sequence ATGAAGAGTATAGTCATATTTGTAACGGTCTGTGCCATGCTGTTGCTACAGTTTGTGCAGGCAACGGCAGCAGATATCCTGGTTATTGGCGTGGCGCCCCATACCAGCGCCCGGATCATTCTTGAGATGTATCAGCCGTTACGTTTACATCTGGAAAAGTCATTGGGGATGCCGGTGGATATTGTCACCGCTACTGATTTCAATGCCTTTGCCAGGCGTGGACTGGCGCAGGAGTTTGATGTTGCAATAACCACAGGGCAGCAGGCCCGACTGTTGCAGGTTGATGCCGGTTATCAGCCCCTGGTGACCTATAAGGCGGACTTCAAGGCGGTCGCCTTGGTGCCGTCAACTGCGCACTACCGCTCAGCAGCGGACCTGAAAGGAAAAACGGCTCTGGGGTTGAGTCCCACATCGCAAGTGACCGTATGGGGGCAGCATTGGCTTGCCGATAATAGCCTGCAGGGGATGCCGATTAAGTATGTCAGCGCCTCTGACAGTGTTGCCCACCTACTGGTGGCTGGTGAGGCTGCAGTCGGTTTTACTTCTCTGGCAAATTATCAGAAACTGCCGCTGGATTTGCGGGGCAAACTACATCTGTTTGCCCAGAGCAAGTCAATGCCCGGACGTGTCTATATGTTGAATAAACGCCGGGCTGCACTGAAGAAGAAGATTGAAGTGGCTTTGCGCGGGTTTGCTGCCAGTGCTGAAGGGAAACAGTATTTCAACTCAAACAAGCTGGAAGGCTACCGTCTGCTCAAACGTGATGAATTGAAAAGCATGGATCATTTTGCTGAAGAAGTGCGCAAAGTGCTGGCCAGCGAAAAATGA
- a CDS encoding HD domain-containing phosphohydrolase, whose amino-acid sequence MEVVADSVDRIETTVLLVDDELNILQALQRLLRRETFRIVTAASGTEALQLLSQLRGVAVILSDMRMPAMNGAEFLKRSREFAPESVRMLLTGYSDISDAVDAVNQGGISRYLSKPWNDTDLLQAVRIAVESYSLSYENKRLQELVSRQNKELQDWNQNLKERVLQQTAAIRQKNEELHNFIKQQKEAFQSLISSFGSLVEMRGARSRQHAANVAKLSVLVAGEMGLAKDDQEIIRTAAMLHDIGEIGLSERITLVSPESLSQDDFVEYSQHPIRAQLLIDPIEELRPAGVLIRHHHEMFNGNGFPDHLAGDEIPLGARIIAYADLMDRAARQCSGNVAEQALQWTDIHVGKALDPALRTLFRKFTKYVYLPPPRFSGGLESGERDVKLDDLEPGMTLARSIYSGSGILLLHVGVTLGAKHIGALRRYFELDPTDEPICILRKGRTTAGVMV is encoded by the coding sequence ATGGAGGTTGTGGCAGACAGCGTAGACCGCATTGAGACAACGGTCTTACTGGTTGATGATGAACTCAATATCCTCCAGGCACTTCAGCGCCTGTTACGGCGGGAAACCTTCAGGATTGTTACGGCAGCATCTGGAACAGAGGCTTTGCAACTACTTTCTCAGCTACGTGGTGTTGCGGTGATTCTTTCTGATATGCGGATGCCAGCTATGAATGGTGCAGAATTTCTGAAACGATCCCGTGAGTTTGCGCCGGAATCGGTCAGGATGCTCTTGACCGGTTATTCTGACATAAGTGACGCCGTTGATGCCGTTAACCAGGGGGGGATTTCCCGTTACCTGAGCAAACCCTGGAATGATACGGATCTGCTCCAGGCAGTGCGCATTGCTGTGGAAAGCTACTCGTTGAGCTATGAAAACAAGCGGCTGCAAGAACTGGTCAGCAGGCAGAACAAAGAACTGCAAGACTGGAATCAGAACCTGAAAGAGCGTGTCCTGCAGCAGACCGCCGCTATACGCCAGAAGAATGAAGAACTGCATAATTTCATTAAACAGCAGAAAGAGGCCTTTCAGAGTTTGATCAGTTCGTTTGGTTCGCTGGTTGAGATGCGCGGAGCCAGGAGCAGGCAACACGCAGCCAATGTGGCAAAACTCTCGGTGCTGGTTGCAGGCGAGATGGGGCTTGCTAAGGATGATCAGGAGATTATCCGTACTGCCGCTATGCTGCATGATATTGGGGAGATAGGGCTTTCAGAACGGATTACACTGGTTAGCCCCGAGTCACTTTCGCAGGATGATTTTGTTGAATACTCTCAACACCCGATCCGGGCCCAGCTGCTGATAGATCCGATTGAAGAATTGCGGCCGGCAGGTGTTCTGATCAGGCATCATCACGAGATGTTTAATGGTAACGGTTTTCCGGATCATCTGGCAGGCGATGAGATTCCGCTCGGAGCGAGAATCATTGCGTATGCAGATCTGATGGATCGTGCTGCCCGCCAATGTTCGGGCAATGTGGCTGAGCAGGCGCTCCAGTGGACTGATATCCATGTCGGAAAGGCGCTTGACCCTGCACTGCGTACGCTGTTTCGCAAGTTTACCAAGTATGTCTACCTACCTCCTCCCAGGTTCAGTGGCGGTCTGGAATCCGGGGAGCGGGATGTCAAACTGGACGACCTGGAACCTGGCATGACGCTGGCGAGGAGTATCTACAGCGGCAGCGGAATACTGCTGTTGCATGTTGGCGTTACCCTTGGTGCCAAACATATTGGTGCCTTACGGCGCTATTTTGAGCTCGATCCAACGGATGAACCGATCTGTATCCTGCGGAAGGGGCGGACAACAGCCGGAGTAATGGTCTGA